Part of the Mangifera indica cultivar Alphonso chromosome 4, CATAS_Mindica_2.1, whole genome shotgun sequence genome, ACCACATTAACATGGTGAATTCGACCAATTGTAGAAACTTCATTAATGAATTCTTCACCACTGAACTTAGTGTTTTCCAGCAACTTAACAGCAATCAGGGAGCCTGTATGAAGCTGTCCTTTGTAAACTGATCCAAAGCCCCCTTGTCCTAATTTGTCTCTGCAGTTGTTTGTGACTGCCATTAGTTCAGAATATGAGTACCTTTTAGGCATCCAGGATTGCTGTTTGTGCAGAAATTTCTCCACATTATCAACTGTCTTCCTGGTTGATTTACATTTGTGGATCAGGAATGCAAATAGAACTAGTGGAGCAATGAGAAATCTAGCAATAAGATACAGAACCACTGCAAGGTCTGcaggtaaaaaaaaaagttgttaattGAAGGATTTAGTGGTATCCAACACaatatcaaagaagaaaaattccAGGGAGGAAAGTATACCGAAGAGAGAACTTGCCACAACGAAATATAAATTCTGCGTCAGATAAAATTCTGCACAAGTAATCCAGAAACAAAATGCCAATTAGTACTGTTTCTATACACTATGTGAAATTACAAACAATGTTAGACAATGGTAGCTCATATTGCAAAAATGCGTTAACTTGGAACAGGCATTACAGACGACATAGTAGAAGAACAGGGTCATTCCAAGACAGGAGCAGTCATTCTAAAAATTTAGTCTTGCTCTTTCCAGAAGTACATCAAGTCATTCGAAAATTGTGGAAAGCAAAACGGGAAGGCAGAACAAGCTCATTTCATGAAGAACGACCAGGGTTGTGTGTGAAACGGGTGTTCCATCCATGAAACGCCCATTTCATCGGCCGGTCTGGAGAAGTTTAATCAAGACATTATTGTGATTCTGGGTTGGGGAAACCCTCTTTTAAGTTATGGAGATGTTAAAAGGATTTTCTTCAGTTCAATAAAAAGACCGGCAGCTCCGTAGGCACACATATATTGCAAACCACATAAATTTGTGCGTCTTGTTacattttttactttgtttgcccaaaattttctcttatttcattGTGCATCTCTAATTCAATAACTTAACCAAACCTCAAACAATAAAGCCATTGCATAAGGAGAAAGAGAAGCTTACGGGTGCTTACTGGGCAGGTCAAAGTTTCTAAATTCAAAAAGCAAAAGCTACCAGCATCAACACAATTCCTGCACTCAACTGACCAGTGAAGTTCAAAGCCTGATTCAAGCAACTCCATGATTTTTTCATAAGAAGAAAACTGCACACCCGTTCCAAGGATAGGAACCACTGTAATGAAAGAGCATAAATCTGGCAGATCAGATAAACTTCTTCCCCCATAATTGACATAAATCTGAGACTGATTTGTACTCAGACAAGGAACTCTTTGATAATTCGAGTCCCTGACATTTCCAGAGCagtttatataatttgcaaAGGTGTATCGATCAGCTACCTGGAATCCTTGAAAGCCATTATCATAGTTGAATATGTCTCTGAAAATATTTTGTCGCAGAAATTTGTTGGGCAGGCTGCAGCTTCCATTGGCTAAGTTAACATCAACAACAGTGATTACCTGATCATTGTAGGAAATTTTCTTCACATAATACTGCCCTGAATAGAGTTGCAGGATGGTTTTGTTGTTTTGACAGGAAAGTTCAAAGTCTAGGTCGCCACAGCCAACTGGATCGCCCTTCAGGCGAAAAGGGTAGCTTATGTTCTTTATGTCTCCACATGAAGAAGAACACACTTCTTCAAGCTTTCTAGCCTGTATTTCAGTGATGAACAGAAAGATCAACACAGAAAACAGATGGGTTGAGAGAGCTGATGCTTCTTTCCCCTTCATGGTTCCTCCTCGTACTTCTAATTTCGATGGATTGGAGAAATTGAAAATGCTTGTTCGACAGTCTTCTGCACCACCGTGTTTGAACATCAGCTAATGGACGACCCAGAGTCGGTAGAAGACTTTGACTTTTGTGGTTtcagaaaaacaattttttaataatccaTCATGTTTAAGGTTTGAGCTGTAGTTAGGCCTATCAATTGGTGAACCTAAAAGGCTAAACTGGCCCTTTGACGTATAAAGGCCCATTGCCCGGGTCATTACTTCACCGGCTTTTAACGAGTTGctcacaaaattttatattttttattattttttaatgggtAGAGGCCTTACCCCAATGCCTGAGACGGCCGTATGACACAGTAACTCTTATGACTTGAGAGAGGCCGTTTATAATTTCCAACTCATgggaaatttaaaattttgtgggGCTTGATGTTGATGATTGACCAAAAGCTTTTGGTTTTGGGCAATGTCTCGGCTAATCAATCTTTCCCAGAAGCCCATTTTTTAATCGCCCCCTTCTTAAATCTTTATACTCGTATTTTCCCTATCTCAAGtagaaaatctaaaataataaaattgtgtatatctaatttcaaatattcaattaaatattcagatgatgtattatcatatgattaaatcatttaaaattaaaaataaaataatacttatatgatgatacattatttaaatacctaatcagatacttaaaattaagtgtatatagtattatttcaTGGAAATCATTCAAACTTTTAACAGTTAAAggcaagtgttttttttttttttttttttgataatcagAAGATACCCTACTCAACTTCGTTTGATAGGTAAACTCTAGAATAATTTGCAATATTGGATGAAGCCAAAGAGTGATTATCAAGGTAGGCTCAAGTCAAGGCAAGTCTACGTAAAGATTAACATAAGCTTGactctaatttaaaatagttaacttaaactcaagtttggctcaaTCATTTAGTAAACAATGGTGCTAGAGAAAAAGAGAATGAATTGTTGGAGAAAAAGAATCATAAAAATActagagaaaaagagaataaaaatactaaagaatcataaattaatgcgttatcatataattagataattttttttttttactttatttttaatacaaatcattttattaaacttCATTTTGTTTGTACTTATTAATATTCAACCGTTTGTAAATGAAATAGTATTAATAATCCATATTTGAGTTGacaatattacaaaattaaaatgagatGTTCCCAATTGAAGGTAGTTTCAAGCCGAGTTAGCATGACCTCAATtgttagtttgactcaaataaactCGAAATGAGCTCAACTTGGGAGAGCTCAACCTCAAGCCTAAGGATTTTGTACTGCCAAACTCGAGCTTTGGCAATACTCAGCTTGTTAAGCTCATGATTTTagaaaagtttaattcaaatatatcaaaacaacgttattttaattaatacataataatacaaaatcatTTTGACCGATTTTGGCTTGCTTATAGTTTAAAACCGAGCTCAGTTCGAGCTCAACTCCCCTCAATTTAACCGAGCTCAAATTGGTTTGAAGCAAGCTCAACACTTTTAAGTTGAATCAAAttagttcaagtttaattttaattcgacTCAAATTCATCCCTATTCACAATGCCACAAAGAAGTTAGccaaattattgaaattatttctGGATAAAGGTGTCAAAGTCAAAGAAGggataacaattttaatttggtaagACGAAATTGCTTGTTGATAATAACAAAGTTGTAATTAGCTGCATCAAAACTGTCCTGAAAGCAACTGATGGTACATCTTCAACTATTGACAACAACAATACTCTCAGTGGCCCCTAGGGCTATTCCATTTTGTATCCAAACTACATGTGCCAATGATAACGTACACCTTTCTATTTCTTCGACCccgaaaagaaaaggaaaaacaataaataaataaataaaacccaattttaaaatcaaaattttcaaattaaatatgatgcagaattttctttttcttttttttttaaccatctAAAGTATGTTAAAACAGTAAATTTTCCATCTGGGTGACGGACAATTTTCGGTAGAATTTGGTAAACCACCCATACATTAATTAAGTTATCACATTTTTACATAattgcactttttttttttaaattttttacaagAAATCTCATATGGTGAAGGGTTGCCCTTGTTCTCTCAATTTTTGTACAACATGCAAAGTTGTAAATTGTACCATATTCATGAATTTTGTAAGTTATATTGAGAGTCGTAAGGTTTAGCCGaagaaaagcaataaaaattttaaaaattaaaaaaaaaattaaaacgtaaaaatatataatggcAAACTAACCTGCGAAAGTATGTGACCCAAAGGGTTAATGGTCATGCCCATTACGACCCACAAAGTCTATTAATTGGTGAGTCATGATATAACACAATCTATTAACACAGATAAATTACATTGGATTCAATTTAACATGACCCATTACCATGCTTATCTTGCATGACTATTAAATCATTAAACTCTAGATAAAGTAACCCAACAACTCACTATCAGAATCTCTCTTTTTAATTTGGAATAATGcctttttgcaattttttataaatacatattccATTTAATTCATCACTTTAGGCACtttatgaaaaatgttaatttcatttttcattataataataatatttaatttccctatacacaaataatttaatttttactcctaaatacaaaacatattataaatgtaaaaagAATGTTTATTCAAGAGAACCCACTTATTATAAattcggaaaaaaaaaaaacgtgatacatatacaacaattaaaaaaaaaaaaaaccatatgcTACAGCGGCCCTCaaaaaaaccccaaaattaaaattaaaattaaaattcctaaaaaagtaaaaatgaaaaagaaagtttatGGTCAAAACTGCCACCAACcctctaaaaattaaaatttgaaaaaaaaaatttctaagaATCACAAGATATATAATCTTTGATGATCACAATCACAGCATCATGGATGATGCACATGCACCACAAAATCAGTCTCATCTACGCAAAGCGGAGGAGAGCCATTCAACAAAATCCTCCGCCACGCGCCTGTGCGTGGAGCACACGCGCTGGTGGGAAGTATTTGAACGGAGCGGTGATCTGCAGAGAGGGCAATTGAAATTCCGGTGATTGAGCCACCCATCGAAGCAATCCTTATGAAACACGTGGCAGCAATCCAGCTTCCTTACCCGTTCCCCATCTCTCAGCGTACACAAACATACCACACACTCCTTCCTCCCACCGCCGACGCCACCTTCGCAAGAATACTCATAAGAGAACCGACCGTTTATGTTCAATTGCTCCGTCAGAATGATCAGCCCCGACACACCCGCGTCGATACCGTCGCGGTGGAGACGGGTCAGCCCGAGGGAGTGGAAAAAACCGTTCAAGAGGGACCAGGCGGTGGCGATGCAGTTGGCGATTAGTGCCAGCAATAACATGGGGAAGGAATCAGCAGCGAAGTCGGTCCAGTGTTGATGTAAACCCATGATTACGATGAAGAAAAAAGCTCGATTAAATagagttatataatattttttgttgaagAAAGAGTGAAACTTATAAGGGAAGAAGGAGGAGAAGCGAGGGAGAGTTTAGAGGAAGCCAAGGCCATGTATGGTGGGACAAGGAAGGAAGAGAATCGTTAAATAGGAAGAGATTATGAGCTCCTCTTTACCTTTTTTAGTTGGATAAGGCCTAGGTGTCTATTTCCACAGCCtacacaaataatttatatacaatgaTCATACGTTTCAATGgaattggtattattttatatttaatttaaatattttattatataataatatattattatttatatataaatttatatatattatttatttatataattttattattatttcaataataatatatataaataagtattggtttaagtatatattaaaatacgattaaataattttaaaacaacaataactatataatagtatattattatctatatcaaattaatgttcattataaatatatatatatacaggtatttaaaattaattaatcgaATAAGTTTTACATTATTGTAAAcgtaacaaaatttttaatttgaagaaaatcataaattaaaactgaattaattttgaactggataaaaaatttgttaaccaAACCCAATCTTTTGTTAATCgatttgaactgaattttaGAGTCACTCTAGTTCGTTCTttgttctaattttttattattgttttggtacttaaatgatttttttgttaaccttttttttttaagtggttTGATTAACtagtttcaaaaaaatagacaaaCAGATAATTGAATTGCAgaattgtttttgttatattttttaaccaattttCTATATAAcctatttttagtttatttttttattaagatattGATTCAGTTCGGTTactgaataattttaaacattCTTAAATGTACatatattgctttttttttttttaaataatactttattacAAACGATCaaatattaatagatataagtaaattattatatcaccaatttaattgattttgaattaacgtatattatgtatacttataatgaATATCAATATATCAACACGTAAATaagtgtcattttatttttaatttaaaattattcaattacatatttatccatattaatATCCATTATAAGtacatttagttttattattttgatattaaaataaaataaattttatattattcaattatataataatataataattttttcatacttGTTATTACCTTTTTATACATGTGTAATtgcttttttattattattttacctgtTGTCAAACATTATTTATCATCAACATTAAAGTTTAtgcaataaatatttataataaaactctatatatttataatgagtataaatttgagtaattattataatacattattaatttatcgattgattttaaattaaatataaaatagaatgaattattcaaaaaatatttatattattagtgtttaattaaaacatcatttgTAAGGACACTTTGGATATCACTTACAtaagttttactttttttagtATGTTTAGCCtgaattactaaaaataaaatattattagaaaaataaaatatttcaaatatacaaattattagatttaatatatgtaaataattgttgtatttttactaactgtaataaaataatattaatatattattttatttaaatactcttaatacattattggatatatattagtattatttatttagttaaattaatatatcttatgttaaagtatttaatttatgtattttctataatattcatcatgaaaataatacattagaattttgtttatgttatgtaattatataattaattaattaaattattttttcaagttattatctcaatatattttatctatGATATTCATAAATTGTTAatgtaatcattttttttaataaagaggAACCCACTTCCCTTTTAAGATGGAATCAATCACATCGAGTAAATCAAATCTAAGATTAAATAATTGGTCTcataatcattaaatcaaataagttaaaaatgtaatcttgatatattattagagaaaacttaaacttgtacttttttatatataaaacattctcgtttatcacttaaattatcTGTTAGAGATAaggtaatcaaatattacctcaAACTAAATGCTTCCTTTaggttttatctttttataaaaattgattaatttttattgcatTGGAGATAACAAACCAAAAAAGGGCtcgttttttaaagttatttaacCACAGTGTGATAATCGATATtctaacattattttattttattcatgaatatttttttttttaacgagcaactcatttaatagaattaaaccatcaagccaattttttttttttaaagaagaatCTCACTTAACAGAAATCGACCACTAAATTAATAGACTCTATTGAGATAAGCCTAACAACCCAAAATCAtcattcatgattttttttcttttttgtaataagGAACCTTACTTTTGGCATATCATCTCTTTACAGTCAAATTAATcataccaaataaataaaatctcaagTTTAGTGATCGAACCTATAATTCTAAACTAATCACACCAAATCGATAAAATCTCAGATTTAGTGATCGAATCCATTATCAGTAGATTAAGTAAGTgaaaaatataatcttaatatGCGAGACTTGAACCTAAACTCTTCACATTGAATTCACATCCCTTTTCCAGCCAAGTCACCTCTTTGGGGCAACTCATGAtgattttttatactaaaaagtTCTAAATATAGAAAGTTGGCAAGATATCTGTGgaaatttcaatcaaatcaaacttacgTGCATGTTGGCATTGAACAATTCAAGTTTGGTATTGGTGGATATCAATggaataataatcaaaatatcaatttcttaGTACTCTGCCACCTAATTGAAGTCTTGTCTATGACAAAACAAAATGCTTAACACATTGTGAACTCTTAACCTTTTTCACATTGTAAAAGCAAAACCACAAAGAGAGGAAACAAAGCGTGTGCTTCTTTCATCTTTGCCTAGCCTATTCCTTATACAAATtcatttaaggccaaaagacttgtttccacctaagatatagtgaaatttcaaaatttcacctttcaacttttaaaaactcaaacaccaaCTCATAAGTCAATTTcgattaaaaatctcagttaggattaaaagtaaaatcgtcatttataaaaaatttaaaaaactaaatttttatcacatttctcccctcaatttgaaaactcacaatttcccctctaaaatttccttcaaagtttaaaaaatggttatttCCTCTTCggttttttctccttctctagCAACTCACTCTCTCTGGTCGTTAGCCAACCTTCCCTCTTTCTTCTCCCTCGGTCGGTCTATCTCCTTATTTTGATTTTGccttcataaaaaataaagacgTTCTATCTTCGTTTAAGAAGAAGATGACATTCTCTCTCTAATGAAGGATGGAAGAAAGAGGCAACTGACTGAAGGAGAAGAAATGAGGGAAGGCTAACCGATGGCTAGGAAGGacgttttatcttttaaaataaatgatcaaATAAAAGTAAGGCATAGATGTAGGATAACCAAAGGGGTCACTTGACCTACttactaaaaattattaaatagaaatcatatttgatatttattaaaagagatacgaataaacaaaatataaaagtgaGAAGTGATATCGAGTCGCACCATAAAATTTGAGCTTAGAATTTTAACTTCCATATTGTTCATTCATATCGTCTACGGTGgatcataatttaatattttgccCCATTAACTAAAATTCTTGGCTACGCCAACATAATGTGTTAGTTGAACATATAACATGTTATGTTGCATCAAGTTAATAATCATAATGGGTTTCGTGTTTTTACAATCTCATACCGAATGTATgcatttagaaaaaaaaaattgtcctctACCAACTATTACCAAGCAATGGTATAATGTTATTGACCAATTTAGTAAGTCTCTATGAAAGTTTTGTGAGATATACAAAAGACACTTAACCTACATCATATGGACATGTTCACTATTGTTCTTCGAGTTATAAACTTACAAATCTTACCatccttaaatttaaatttaaatttagctcaATTTACGCCTCTACTACCATGAGCACCTAACATCGTCAAACACAATGTTATCGTAATGTCTCTAAggaaattttgtctttttttttttttaaattcactataagtattaaaaaaaaattaatggatttaAGTGTCTCTATTGAAGTAAGAGATCCTACCAATGAGTTATTGGGTTATTCTTTTCAAAGTCTATCGGTTTGGTGGTCAGCTCCGCGACAAAGGGATAGCCAGGCTCTGCCAAATGGGATCccagaaaaaaatatagaagtgATAATGTTGAAatagaagaagataaaattgtcaCAAGAATCTCCAGCATACATGTGAGATAAAGAactaataaaatcattaattaaaattaattaataacaatgaAAAGTCATGTTGGACGGTGGGAGATTggacaaaattaattaatatgagaaaCACATGGACAATTTCTGATCAGGAGAGATTTTGTCCATGATCTTCGGTgattaatattctaattaatttgGATTTATCATATGATGCAATCTGGAACGTCCATAAAGATCTTCGTATCACCGACAATGTTCTTGATCACtactagaaaattttcaattttgcaaCTTGTTtgtattaaattagataattaagcAATTTTCATGCATGCTTGCATGCAAGGCTTATTgcctccaattttttttttatttgtttatattaactGCCAGCTTCTTCTTGTAATTTCTATATCCATTTGGAATCGCTAGCTTTAGATCGGTCGATCTAATCGATCAGATCAATAATTGATATCAAATCCAATTCAAACTATCGCTAAAATTCGATGTAATCATTAAAATGAATTGACCTATAATTCAAGTGAATATTGATGGTATTAAACCACATTTCAATCATTAGGTCCTACTATCATTTTGAATTCAACGTGAAGTCATGACTAAAACCTGTTGTAAATCTTTCGATCATATGATTtcacattaatttatt contains:
- the LOC123214928 gene encoding rust resistance kinase Lr10-like isoform X1; its protein translation is MFKHGGAEDCRTSIFNFSNPSKLEVRGGTMKGKEASALSTHLFSVLIFLFITEIQARKLEEVCSSSCGDIKNISYPFRLKGDPVGCGDLDFELSCQNNKTILQLYSGQYYVKKISYNDQVITVVDVNLANGSCSLPNKFLRQNIFRDIFNYDNGFQGFQVADRYTFANYINCSGNVRDSNYQRVPCLSTNQSQIYVNYGGRSLSDLPDLCSFITVVPILGTGVQFSSYEKIMELLESGFELHWSVECRNCVDAGSFCFLNLETLTCPVSTQFYLTQNLYFVVASSLFDLAVVLYLIARFLIAPLVLFAFLIHKCKSTRKTVDNVEKFLHKQQSWMPKRYSYSELMAVTNNCRDKLGQGGFGSVYKGQLHTGSLIAVKLLENTKFSGEEFINEVSTIGRIHHVNVVQLVGFCSEGSKRALVYEFMPNGSLDRYIFLKESKVQAFSWEKLHEIASGIARGIEYLHGGCDVCILHFDIKPHNILLDEFFIPKVSDFGLAKFYPKENDFVSVSTTRGTIGYIAPELISRNFGAVSSKSDVYSFGMLLLEMVGGRRNSMMKATHSSRAYFPSWVYDRIIKGEDLELPNVSEIEHLMAKRLCIIGLWCIQVRPADRPSMAKVMEMLEGNIDNLQMPPKPFFSSSSSHHNTGGETQCDHSSTELLDLDSDSIVEEYSCYDSNV
- the LOC123213095 gene encoding E3 ubiquitin-protein ligase RHA2B; amino-acid sequence: MGLHQHWTDFAADSFPMLLLALIANCIATAWSLLNGFFHSLGLTRLHRDGIDAGVSGLIILTEQLNINGRFSYEYSCEGGVGGGRKECVVCLCTLRDGERVRKLDCCHVFHKDCFDGWLNHRNFNCPLCRSPLRSNTSHQRVCSTHRRVAEDFVEWLSSALRR